The genomic window ATACCACGGCCCGCGTGCTGGCCCACGGCGACGGCTGGACGGTGGCCGATGTGGTCTGTACTTCCGGCCTGCACGATCATCCGTTCGAAGAGCGGCACCCGCACGTCAACATCGCCATCGTCGCGGCGGGCACGTTTCAGTACCGCTCCGCGGCGGGTCGCGAGCTGATGACACCAGGCTCGCCCTTACTCGGCAACGCGGGCCAATATTTCGAGTGCGGGCATGAACAGGGCGCGGGAGACCGCTGCCTCGCGTTTGGATAGGAGGCTCATATGCGACGCATCCTGACGGCGTGGATCGGAGTGGCGGCGCTGGCGCTCGTGGCAGGCGCGGGGCTGGCGGCCGAGGAGCCCATCAAGCGCCCGCCCAAGCCGGCCAAGAGCTACCGCATCGGCGTGCTCGAGCCCAACATGGCCATCCCGCACTTCGTGGCCCAGGCCTACGGCTTCGTGGACGAGGCCGAGAAGCTCGGCGCCAAGGTCATCCTCTACGACGCGGGCGAGCACAAGAACGTGGCCAAGCAGGTCTCCCAGATGGAGGACCTGATCGCCAACAAGGTGGACGCCATCTGCATCGTGCCCGGCACGACGGCGACGGCGGTGGCCCAGATCGACCAGGCCCTCGCCGCGGGCATCCCCGTGGTCAACGTCAACATCATGAGCGACAACCCCAAGGTGCTCGGGCGCATCCGCTCCGACGACTACGAGCTGGGGCGCCTGCAGGGCGAGTACATCGTCAAGGGGCTCAGAGGGCAGGGCAACGTCGTCATGATCAGCGGTGTGAGCGGCAACAGCGCCTTCATCCTGCGCGCCAAGGGCTTCAAGGAGTACGTGGCCAAGCACCCCGGCATCAAGGTGCTCTCCGAGCAGTGGACGCCCAACGCCACCGACAAGGGCCTCAAGCTCATGGAGGACTGGAGCCAGGCCTTCCCCAAGATCGACGCCGTCTACTCGGGCGGCGACCGCCTGACCATCGGCGCCGTGCAGGCGCTCCTGGCCCAGGGCAAGAAGCCGGGGCAGGTGATCGTCACGACCGTGGACTACAACGACGACACCGAGAAGCTCGTGCGCGAGGGCTGGATCTCCGCGGCCATGGTGCAGGTGCCCGTCACCATGGGGCGCTGGGGCATCCGGGTGGCCATCCTCGCGCTGGAGAAGAAGCCGATCCCCGACAAGCTCTTCACGCCGATCTTCGTCGTCACCAAGGAGACCGCCGACCAGGTGGACATCACGGCGGTGCGCCAGCCGAAGGGGTGGCGGCCGCCGATGTGAGGTGGACAGGCCAGCGGGGCGGATCGGCGAGCGGCTTCTTGCCCGGGCCGCTCAGCCGCGCCGCAGGCGTGCATCGAAGCGGAAGGCCTCGGGGGCGCCTACCCGGATGCGTTTGAAGCGGGAGTGCAGGGGATTGAGCAGGTAGTTCAGCTCCTGGGGGATGACGGCCGAGGGCACGGCGAGCACCGCACTTTTCAGCTCGCGCGCCCAGCGCGTTCCGAGTTCGGCGAGCGCCTCCTGCGCGGGGTAGCTCCGCCAGTTCGCCGGAAGCTCGGACGGCGGTAGCCGGGAGATGGTCAGCGTCTCGGGAATGTCGGCCGCGATCGCGACCAGGTCGCCCGGCGGCTGCGGCCGCTCGAGATTGACGAAGATCTCGAGGGCGGCCAGCGCCAGGCTCGCCGAGGTGTAGACGACCGGGATGCCCGGCCGGGTACAGCGGCCCCCGTGACGGCGGGCCCCTTCGCCGTCGAAGGCCGCGTGCCGGGCGCGCGTGATCCGCCAGACGCGGATCAGCTGTAGACGCCGTGCTCGATGCGACCGAGGATCCGCTCGACCTGCTGCGCCCCGAGGTCGGTATCGAGCAGATCGAGGGGGCGGACCTGGCCGAGCGCCCGGACGGTTCCGCGCAGCCAGGCGCCCGCCCGCTCCCGGCTGCCCAGCACCTCTTCCGCCCGGGCCGCCACCCGGGCCAGGCGCAGGAGCCGGTCGGACTCATCCGCGCTCAGCCGGCGCGCCTTCTTCCGCCGGGCCAGCGTGCGGGGCGGCAGGTGCAGGACGCGGACGAGGGTCTCCTGGGGAATCTCGAAGCGGGTGGCGATGGTCTCGAGGGCCGCGTAGGGGAGTCCCGTGCGGGCCGTGTCGATGATCGCCTCGTACGTGGCCCGGCGCTTCCTGAGCACGCCCTGGCCGCCCAGCGCCTGGACGAGCCGCGCGGTCGAGATCATCCGGCGAGCCTCCTCTGCAACTTGGCACAGATGCTACCGCCATGTGGCATCGAGGTCAACCGACCGATAGAGCTCCAGAAGGTGGGAAAGGCGGTCTGCGTGGGGCGGGACCCTGGCGCCGCGTGGCGGAGAGCGAGTAATGCCCAAGAGCGTCGAGCGGGACGATAC from Candidatus Methylomirabilota bacterium includes these protein-coding regions:
- a CDS encoding TMAO reductase system protein TorT yields the protein MRRILTAWIGVAALALVAGAGLAAEEPIKRPPKPAKSYRIGVLEPNMAIPHFVAQAYGFVDEAEKLGAKVILYDAGEHKNVAKQVSQMEDLIANKVDAICIVPGTTATAVAQIDQALAAGIPVVNVNIMSDNPKVLGRIRSDDYELGRLQGEYIVKGLRGQGNVVMISGVSGNSAFILRAKGFKEYVAKHPGIKVLSEQWTPNATDKGLKLMEDWSQAFPKIDAVYSGGDRLTIGAVQALLAQGKKPGQVIVTTVDYNDDTEKLVREGWISAAMVQVPVTMGRWGIRVAILALEKKPIPDKLFTPIFVVTKETADQVDITAVRQPKGWRPPM
- a CDS encoding RES family NAD+ phosphorylase, translating into MIRVWRITRARHAAFDGEGARRHGGRCTRPGIPVVYTSASLALAALEIFVNLERPQPPGDLVAIAADIPETLTISRLPPSELPANWRSYPAQEALAELGTRWARELKSAVLAVPSAVIPQELNYLLNPLHSRFKRIRVGAPEAFRFDARLRRG
- a CDS encoding antitoxin Xre-like helix-turn-helix domain-containing protein; translated protein: MISTARLVQALGGQGVLRKRRATYEAIIDTARTGLPYAALETIATRFEIPQETLVRVLHLPPRTLARRKKARRLSADESDRLLRLARVAARAEEVLGSRERAGAWLRGTVRALGQVRPLDLLDTDLGAQQVERILGRIEHGVYS